The following are from one region of the Achromobacter xylosoxidans genome:
- a CDS encoding AraC family transcriptional regulator codes for MKQDWILRAAPSGQLERIEAYFGGPGYGMHRHDTYAIGRTLSGVQSFHYRRGLRHSLPGGTIVLHPDEVHDGQAGTEAGFHYRMIYVEPALIQQILGGRPLPFIPGGISADPRLYAASASLLQDTHESIDPLQEDDALYELSHALCAAAGGKPARRSVDYAAAERARQYIHASLEQSITLEQLSAAAGTDRWSLSRDFRALFGTSPYRYVMLRRLDQARRLIAAGMPLAQAAAAAGFTDQSHLTRRHAQTYGMAPDRWRRMLRR; via the coding sequence TTGAAGCAAGACTGGATACTGCGCGCAGCGCCCTCGGGCCAGCTGGAGCGCATCGAGGCCTACTTCGGCGGTCCCGGCTACGGCATGCACCGCCACGACACCTACGCCATCGGCCGCACGCTGTCGGGCGTACAGAGCTTCCACTACCGCCGCGGGCTGCGGCACAGCCTGCCCGGCGGCACCATCGTGCTGCATCCCGACGAAGTCCACGACGGACAGGCCGGCACCGAGGCCGGTTTCCATTACCGCATGATCTACGTCGAGCCTGCGCTTATCCAGCAGATCCTGGGCGGACGGCCGCTGCCGTTCATCCCCGGCGGCATCTCGGCCGATCCGCGGCTGTATGCCGCCAGCGCCAGCCTGCTGCAGGACACGCATGAGTCCATCGACCCGCTGCAGGAAGACGACGCGCTGTACGAGCTGAGCCATGCCCTGTGCGCCGCGGCCGGCGGCAAGCCCGCGCGCCGCAGCGTCGACTACGCCGCCGCCGAGCGCGCGCGCCAGTACATCCACGCCTCGCTCGAACAGTCCATCACCCTGGAACAGCTGTCAGCGGCCGCAGGCACGGATCGCTGGAGCCTGTCGCGCGACTTCCGCGCGCTGTTCGGCACCAGTCCCTACCGCTACGTAATGCTGCGCCGCCTGGACCAGGCCCGGCGCCTGATCGCCGCGGGCATGCCGCTGGCGCAAGCGGCCGCCGCGGCGGGCTTCACCGACCAGAGCCACCTGACGCGCCGCCACGCCCAGACCTACGGCATGGCGCCCGACCGCTGGCGCCGCATGCTGCGCCGCTGA